DNA from Salinibacterium sp. dk2585:
CCCCTCCGGCGTATCCGCCGTCGCGACGCCGATGCACTGCACCGAGGGCGAGAAGTTGCTCGCCGTGAAATACATGACGAAGCCATCCCCGACCTGCGACACCTCCGGCGCCCAGGTCTTGCCGGGGACGATCCACGACGGCAGCTCCGGCAACGCATCCTCGCCCTGCACCTCCCACACCTCAAGGTCGTCGGATGTCGCAAACTGCACGTTCTTGGCGTTGTCGTTCGTCGCATAGGCGTAGTAGCGGCCGTCGACCTCGAGCACATCGGGGTCGGGGAAGTTGGCCTTGATGACGGGCTGCAGCATCCCTGAGCCCGGCGCCTCTGTCTCGCCTGCTGGCGACCCGGATGCCGCGCATCCGGTGAGCAGCAGGCCCGCGGCCGTGAGCACCGCGGCGCCCCGCCGCATCCGGCGCACGCCGCTCACCCCTTGACCCCGGAGCGCGCGACGCCCTCGATGATGAAGCGTTGCAGGAAGACGAAGAGGATGAGCACCGGCACGCTCGCGATCACGGCGCCCGCCATGAGGAGGTCGTAGCGAACAGTGTTGGCCGATTGGAGCGTCGAGAGACCCGCGGGCAGGGTCTGCATCTCGGGGCTGAACAGCACGTAGACGGGCCACAGGAAGTCGTTCCAGTTCGTCAGGAAGGCGAGGAGCGCGAGCGTGGCGAGTGCGGGCCGGGCAAGGGGCAGCACGACGCGGGTGAAGATCACGAAGCGGTTCGCGCCATCGAGGAGGGCCGCCTCCTCGAGCTCGATCGGCAGGCTCAGAAAGAACTGTCGCATGAAGAAGACACCGAACGCGGATGCCGCCGTCGGCACGATCACGGCGACGAGGGTGTTGAGCCACCCGAGCTCGCTGACGATCAGGTAGTTGGGGATGATCAGGATGACGGGAGGCACGAGGAGGGTGCCGATGACGACCGCGAGCACGATGTTCTTGCCGCGGAACTGCATTCGCGCGAGCGGATAGGCGGCGAGCGACGCCGTGATGACGACGATGGCCGAATTGCAGGCGGCCGCGAGCATGCTGTTGCCGAACCAGACCAGCACAGGCGTCGCATTGGCGGAGAAGATCGTCTCGTAGGCCTGCAGCGAGAACGGGTTCGGAATCCACGTCGGCGGGATGCCCGCGGCCTCCGCCCTCGTCTTGAACGACGTCACGATCATGAAGACGAGGGGGCTCGCGAAGATCAGCGCGATGACCGAGAGCACGACGAGGCGAACGAGAGACTTTGTCTTCTGCGCAGGGGTGCTCGGGCGCCGGGCGGGCACTCCTCCCCCACCGGTCACGATCGCCCTCGTCGCTGTCATCGCTCAGCCTCCTTCGTGCTGACCTGCTTCTCCTTGCGCTCCCTGAAGAGCCAGAAGACGATGACGCTCAGGACGATGAGGAACAGGGTGAGCACGTAGCTCATCGCGGCGGCTGACCCCATCTGGAAGTTGCGGAGGCCCGTCTCAGCGATCTGGTAGATCGCCGTGCGCGTCTCGCGGCCGGGGCCTCCCTCCGTCATGAGGTAGGACTGTCCGAACATGTTGGCCGAGGCGATGAGGGTGATGATCGTCACGAAGGAGAGGATCGGGCGCAGGCCCGGTAGCGTCACGTGCACGAACTGCTGCCACTTGTTGGCCCCGTCGACCTTCGCCGCTTCGTAGAGTTCCGCCGGGACATCCTGCAGCGCGGCGAGGTAGATGACGGAGTTGTAGCCGAGCGTCCACCACACCGTGACGCCCACGAGCGCCACCCAGGCGGCTGGCACCGAGGTCGTCCAGGCCGTGTCATCCGGCAGGCCGACGGCGCCCAGCATGTAGTTGACGAGCCCGATGTTGTTGTCGAGCAGGTAGCGCCACATGACGCCGATGACCGCGACGCCCAAGACGTAGGGGGCGAAGTAGATGGCCCGAAAGAAGTTGCGGCCGGGAAACTTGCGGTTCATGAGCAACGCGACCCCGAGCGGGATCACGAGCAGGAGCGGAACGCTGAAGAGCGTGAAGATGCCCGTCGCCCGCATGGAGTTCCAGAAGAGCCCGGAGGTGCGCGACTCCGGATTGAAGAGCGCGAGGTAGTTCTCAATGCCCACGAAGGGCTGCACGGGCATCGTGTAGTCCCAGCGGTGAAGGCTGATCCACAGGCCCAGCACTGCCGGGAGCACGACGAAGCCCCCGAAGAGCACGAGATAGGGCAGGAGGAAGAACCACGGCGTCAGCCGATGCGCGAGGCCGCCTCGGCGGGAGCGGGGGGCCCGGGACACGTCCCGGACGCCCCGCTCGATCGTCATCACCATGGCCGACTACCCGCCGAACGCCGCTTCGTTTTCCTCCATCAGTTCGGCCGCCTCATTGGCCGCACTGCTGAGCGCTTCTTCCGGTGTCTGCTTGCCGAGCACCCCCGAGCTCACCGCTATCTCGAGCGTCTCGACCTGCACGCTTCCGATGCCCGGAATGAGCGGGAGGAACCGCATGTTGTCGATCTGCTCGGCAATGGTCTGCTGCACCGTTCCGTCGAGCACGCCGCTGTCGCGCACCGACAGGCGCGCCGGGATGAGGCCGGAGCCCGCCCAGTCACCGGAGTGCTCACTCATCCAGGCGATGAAGACCTGCGCCGCCGCCAGCGTGTTCTCGTCGTCCTGGCGGGGAAGGAAGAAGTGGTGCGAGTTGGCCCACACGGCAGGCTCGTCACCGATCGTGGGAATCGGCGCGGCCGCGAATGGGATGCCCGAGTCACTCAGGTCGTTGATCTGCCAGATGCCGTCCCACGTGATCGAGGTCTCGCCGTTCTTGAAGGCGACGTATTGGGAGTCCGCCGCGACGTCGCTCGGGCTGTAGCCCTCGTCGACCATCGAACGCATCCAGGTGAGTCCCTGCACTCCGGCCTCGGAGTCGAAGGTCGCCTCCGGGGCGTCCAGCGAGTACGGCTCGCCGCCGAACTGCCAGAGCAGCGACAGGTCCATGAGGTGGGCCGGCCAGAGGCTCGGCATCCAGAACGGCTGTTCGTAGCCCGCCGCCTTGAGCTTGGCGAGGGCGTCCGCGAATGACGCCTCGTCCGTCGGCGCCTCGGTGATGCCCGCCGCGGCGAAGTGATCGGTGTTGTAGTACATCGCTAGCGAGTGCACGTCGAGCGGGATGCCGTAGCGCTGCTCGTTGTAGATCGCGGCGTCCCAGACCTCCTCGGTGAAGTCGTCCTCGGTGAGCTCGAGCCCGTCGGCGAGGTCGTCGAGGGGAAGGATGACGTTGCGGGCCGCCATGGTGGCCAGCTGGTCGAGGTGCATGACACCGACGTCGGGGCCCTCCCCCGCCGTGACCGCCGCAGGAAGCCGCTGGTAGAAGTCGGCCCACTGCATGGTGTTCGACTCGACCGTGATGTTGTCGTGCTCCGCATTGAACTCGTCGACCATCTGCTGCATGAACGGGCCATCGCCGCCCGTGAAGCCGTTCCAATATGAGAGGGTGACCTCGGGGCCCGTGTACTCGCCCGTGAACTCGGGGGCTTCAGCCTGGGGACCGGCACCACCGCCCGAGCACCCCGTGATCATGAGCAGGGCTGCCGCCCCTGCTGCGACTGCGAGCCTTCGCGGCCTGGCCTTCGGATTCGACATCGTTGTCCTCCTCGACGTGACGTTGCCCACCTCGGCGACTGGCACTCGTTCGGGGGGCAATCGTGATGTGCCGCAAACGTACAGCGCTGTAAACTGCATGGCAAGGCCTCTCGGCGAATCGTGATGCTGCAGGCATCCGTCAGCACCACCCCTAGGATCGGTGTGACCCATGGAGAAGCGAATGGCCAGAGTGCGACTCACCGACGTGGCGCGCGCGGCCGGCGTATCGATGAAGACGGTCTCCAACGTCGTGCACGACTACCCCCACGTCAGCGCCGAGACCCGGCAACGGGTGCAGCAGGCGATCGACCAGCTCGGATACCGCCCCAACCTCTCGGCACGCCGCCTCGCGACGGGCCGCACGGGCATGATCGCCCTCGCCATACCCGAGATTGACCACCCCTACTTCTCCGAGGTCTCACGCCGCATCGCCGAAGAGGCAGCCAGGCGGGGCTACAGGGTGCTCATCGAGCAGACCCTGAGCGACACGGATGCCGAGCACGCCGTGCTGCGCGACAGGGAGGAGGGTCTTGTCGACGGCGTCATCTTCCACCCCGTGAGCATGGGGGCCGTCGAGATCG
Protein-coding regions in this window:
- a CDS encoding carbohydrate ABC transporter permease, with the protein product MVMTIERGVRDVSRAPRSRRGGLAHRLTPWFFLLPYLVLFGGFVVLPAVLGLWISLHRWDYTMPVQPFVGIENYLALFNPESRTSGLFWNSMRATGIFTLFSVPLLLVIPLGVALLMNRKFPGRNFFRAIYFAPYVLGVAVIGVMWRYLLDNNIGLVNYMLGAVGLPDDTAWTTSVPAAWVALVGVTVWWTLGYNSVIYLAALQDVPAELYEAAKVDGANKWQQFVHVTLPGLRPILSFVTIITLIASANMFGQSYLMTEGGPGRETRTAIYQIAETGLRNFQMGSAAAMSYVLTLFLIVLSVIVFWLFRERKEKQVSTKEAER
- a CDS encoding ABC transporter substrate-binding protein, with the protein product MSNPKARPRRLAVAAGAAALLMITGCSGGGAGPQAEAPEFTGEYTGPEVTLSYWNGFTGGDGPFMQQMVDEFNAEHDNITVESNTMQWADFYQRLPAAVTAGEGPDVGVMHLDQLATMAARNVILPLDDLADGLELTEDDFTEEVWDAAIYNEQRYGIPLDVHSLAMYYNTDHFAAAGITEAPTDEASFADALAKLKAAGYEQPFWMPSLWPAHLMDLSLLWQFGGEPYSLDAPEATFDSEAGVQGLTWMRSMVDEGYSPSDVAADSQYVAFKNGETSITWDGIWQINDLSDSGIPFAAAPIPTIGDEPAVWANSHHFFLPRQDDENTLAAAQVFIAWMSEHSGDWAGSGLIPARLSVRDSGVLDGTVQQTIAEQIDNMRFLPLIPGIGSVQVETLEIAVSSGVLGKQTPEEALSSAANEAAELMEENEAAFGG
- a CDS encoding carbohydrate ABC transporter permease, with translation MTATRAIVTGGGGVPARRPSTPAQKTKSLVRLVVLSVIALIFASPLVFMIVTSFKTRAEAAGIPPTWIPNPFSLQAYETIFSANATPVLVWFGNSMLAAACNSAIVVITASLAAYPLARMQFRGKNIVLAVVIGTLLVPPVILIIPNYLIVSELGWLNTLVAVIVPTAASAFGVFFMRQFFLSLPIELEEAALLDGANRFVIFTRVVLPLARPALATLALLAFLTNWNDFLWPVYVLFSPEMQTLPAGLSTLQSANTVRYDLLMAGAVIASVPVLILFVFLQRFIIEGVARSGVKG